The Candidatus Planktophila sp. region GTAATATAGGGCTCTAAATACCGCTTCCATAATCCTTGGGGGTTTGTGCCGTTAGACTTTGGCTCTAATCTCTTTAAGGGGGAATTTCGTGAAAGCGGTAATTCTTGCAGGTGGTTTAGGAACGCGTCTTCGTGAAGAGACCGAGTTTCGTCCAAAGCCGATGGTAGAAATCGGTGGACGCCCAATTCTCTGGCACATTATGAAAACCCTTTCAACGCAGGGCATCAATGAGTTTGTAATCTGCCTTGGCTATAAGGGTGACTTTATTAAGGATTTCTTCATCAATTATGAGGCCCGTACTCATGACATCACCGTAAAGCTAGGTGAAAATGAAGGGCTAGTTCAGCATGCTAAATCGAACAAGGAAAATTGGACGGTAACTCTTGCAAATACAGGATTGACGACTATGACGGGCGGGCGAATCCACACCATAAAGCAGTATGTTGAGGGCGAAAAGTTTCTGTGTACATATGGCGATGGCGTTGCCGATATCGATCTAAAAGCTTTAACAACCTTCCATGAATCCCATGGAAAAATCGCCACGGTCACAGCAGTGCGCCCTACAAATCGATTTGGGGCGATGCAGATAGATGAAAACGAGACGGTCACAGAGTTTGCTGAAAAGCCGCAGGCTGAAAAGTGGGTAAACGGCGGCTACTTTATTTTTGAGCCAGGGATCTTTGACTACCTAGATTCCGAGTGCGTGTTAGAGAAAGGACCGCTTGAAAACCTTGCTAAGAAAGGTGAGTTGAAATCCTTTAAGCATGAGGGTTTCTGGCAGCCAATGGATACGTTCCGTGAATCCCAAGAGCTCAATGAACTGTGGAGCAACAACGAGGCCCCTTGGAAAATTTGGTGATCTAGTTCTATGGCTAATTTTTTAAAAGATTACTCGGGCAAAAAAATTCTGGTAACCGGGCACACGGGCTTTAAAGGCGCATGGTTATCTAGAATTTTAGTTTTAGCTGGTGCAGATGTTTTCGGCTTAGCACTTGAGGCAGAGACTAACTCACTCTTCGATGTTGCTGGCGATTTAGGGCTTAAGGAGAGCAGCATTCTCGATATTCGCGATCTCAACGCGGTGGAGAATTACTTTATGACACATCGATTCGACGGAATTTTTCACCTTGCCGCACAGCCTTTAGTGCGCCGCTCATACAAAGAGCCGATTGAAACTTTTGAAACAAATGTTATGGGAACTGCCCACATTCTGAACGCGGCAGTGAGCAATAAGGCCACGCACTGGGTAGTGGCGATTACCACGGACAAGGTCTATAGAAACGTTGAAAAACT contains the following coding sequences:
- the rfbF gene encoding glucose-1-phosphate cytidylyltransferase, which encodes MKAVILAGGLGTRLREETEFRPKPMVEIGGRPILWHIMKTLSTQGINEFVICLGYKGDFIKDFFINYEARTHDITVKLGENEGLVQHAKSNKENWTVTLANTGLTTMTGGRIHTIKQYVEGEKFLCTYGDGVADIDLKALTTFHESHGKIATVTAVRPTNRFGAMQIDENETVTEFAEKPQAEKWVNGGYFIFEPGIFDYLDSECVLEKGPLENLAKKGELKSFKHEGFWQPMDTFRESQELNELWSNNEAPWKIW